One genomic region from Spirulina subsalsa PCC 9445 encodes:
- a CDS encoding DUF4168 domain-containing protein, translating to MLTLNVSSIRLQKALLRVALTSAIAGAGVVMGVAPNVTQPLARWFDTTVYAQSVSSEEVTNYARAAIAVERLRQNTYSEIKRLVNPVPNIACNQRAAFSGLPGNARQIAESYCNQSTVIVERHGLTIQRFNEITSQRQSDNSLEQRIQQAIRNLQ from the coding sequence ATGTTGACGTTAAACGTTTCTTCAATTCGATTACAAAAAGCACTATTACGGGTTGCCCTGACCAGTGCAATCGCAGGGGCTGGAGTTGTGATGGGAGTTGCCCCCAACGTCACTCAGCCGTTAGCCCGTTGGTTTGATACCACAGTCTATGCTCAGTCCGTTTCCTCGGAAGAAGTCACCAATTATGCTCGGGCGGCGATCGCCGTAGAACGATTGCGCCAAAACACTTACAGCGAGATTAAACGCTTAGTGAATCCCGTGCCGAATATCGCCTGTAATCAACGGGCTGCCTTTAGCGGTTTACCCGGCAATGCCCGACAAATTGCGGAAAGTTACTGCAATCAATCCACGGTCATTGTGGAGCGTCATGGTCTGACCATTCAGCGTTTTAATGAGATTACCTCTCAACGGCAATCAGACAACAGTTTGGAGCAACGCATTCAACAAGCGATTCGCAATTTACAAT
- a CDS encoding serine/threonine-protein kinase, which yields MIYCLNPKCPRPENPRSHLFCSNCGSKLRLSDRYSALEPLGEGSRTFYGVDEGVSPPRPCIIKQIAHQNLGSVTTEGALEYFRQEAAKLQVLGQHPQIPQLFAYIEQEPTIQNFLPSLVQEYIAGQSIESELFTEAEIRQLLNEVLPLLQFIHDHHIIHRDLNPQNLIRQANGHLVLVDFSAAKITRKTALAQTGTLIGSAAYSAPEQLRGKTTYASDLYSLGVICIQLLTGFHPFDLFSTMEGIWVWESYLADPVSDDLRDILNKLLAESLNVRYASAQAVYQDLNPGKTLVVQVETTPISVPDVLNRITPRWQCVQTLEGHHSSVHSLAFLRGGKQLASAGADREILRWNLEQEHPQPLRCSGHRSIIDALVVHPQTGELISGSWDYTIRFWQDQQEVKRLEAHTGWIHTLAVSPDGTVLVSGSSDRTIKLWNLPTGELIRTLQHESAIYAVAVSPDGQKLASGSGDRTIKIWNLHTGELLHHLTQHTDKVTTLAFSLSSQMLYSGSTDQTWKMWDGRTGQLIGSVTDSGNAITRLVLNRAGNLLITASEQGTLTLWHPGKTTPFVMLFDHKGAIRDLAISPTELLIATASQDQTVKLWRVV from the coding sequence ATGATTTATTGTCTTAACCCCAAATGCCCTCGCCCCGAAAACCCACGGAGTCACTTATTCTGTAGTAATTGTGGGTCAAAATTGCGCCTCAGTGACCGCTATAGCGCCCTAGAACCCTTAGGAGAAGGATCTCGCACCTTTTATGGGGTTGATGAGGGAGTTTCGCCCCCTAGACCCTGTATTATTAAACAAATTGCCCACCAGAATCTGGGTTCTGTGACAACAGAAGGGGCGTTAGAGTATTTCCGCCAAGAAGCGGCCAAATTGCAGGTTTTGGGGCAACATCCCCAAATTCCCCAACTCTTCGCCTATATTGAACAAGAACCCACCATCCAGAATTTTCTCCCCAGCTTGGTGCAAGAATATATTGCAGGACAAAGTATTGAGTCAGAACTGTTCACTGAGGCCGAAATTCGCCAACTACTGAATGAGGTTTTGCCCCTTCTGCAATTCATCCACGATCATCACATTATTCACCGGGATTTGAACCCACAAAACCTGATCCGACAGGCTAATGGTCATTTAGTCCTTGTGGACTTCAGCGCGGCTAAAATCACCCGTAAAACAGCCTTAGCGCAAACGGGAACCTTAATTGGATCGGCGGCCTATAGCGCCCCGGAACAGTTGCGGGGGAAAACAACCTACGCCAGCGATTTATACAGTTTGGGGGTGATTTGTATTCAACTATTGACGGGATTTCACCCCTTTGATTTATTTAGCACTATGGAGGGGATTTGGGTTTGGGAAAGTTACCTTGCGGATCCGGTGAGTGATGATTTGCGGGACATTTTAAACAAACTGTTAGCGGAATCCCTCAATGTTCGTTATGCTTCGGCTCAAGCGGTTTATCAAGACCTGAATCCGGGAAAAACTCTCGTTGTTCAGGTAGAAACGACCCCCATTTCTGTTCCAGATGTATTGAATCGAATCACCCCCCGATGGCAATGTGTGCAAACCTTGGAAGGTCATCATAGTTCGGTGCATAGTCTCGCGTTTTTGCGGGGAGGGAAACAGTTAGCCAGTGCGGGGGCAGATCGGGAAATTTTGCGCTGGAATCTAGAACAAGAACACCCTCAACCGCTCCGTTGTTCGGGGCATCGTAGTATTATTGACGCGCTGGTCGTTCATCCCCAAACGGGGGAGTTAATCAGTGGGAGTTGGGACTATACGATCCGCTTTTGGCAAGATCAACAGGAGGTGAAACGCCTAGAAGCCCATACAGGCTGGATTCATACCTTAGCGGTGAGTCCCGATGGGACGGTGTTAGTGAGTGGCAGTAGCGATCGCACGATCAAACTCTGGAACCTCCCCACGGGGGAACTCATCCGCACCCTCCAACATGAAAGCGCTATTTATGCCGTGGCCGTGAGTCCCGATGGGCAGAAATTGGCCAGTGGAAGCGGCGATCGCACCATCAAAATCTGGAACCTACACACCGGGGAGCTCCTGCACCATTTAACCCAACACACCGATAAAGTCACCACATTAGCCTTTAGTCTCAGTAGTCAAATGCTCTACAGTGGCAGCACGGATCAAACTTGGAAAATGTGGGATGGTCGCACAGGTCAACTCATTGGTTCCGTTACCGATTCCGGCAATGCCATCACCCGTTTAGTTCTCAATCGGGCCGGAAATCTCCTGATCACCGCCAGTGAACAAGGCACCCTCACCCTCTGGCATCCCGGCAAAACTACCCCTTTCGTGATGCTATTCGATCACAAGGGTGCGATTCGGGATCTGGCCATTTCCCCCACTGAACTCCTCATTGCCACAGCTTCACAGGATCAAACCGTCAAATTGTGGCGGGTGGTTTGA